The Oryzias latipes chromosome 16, ASM223467v1 genome includes a region encoding these proteins:
- the tryp gene encoding trypsinogen precursor — MRSLVFVLLIGAAFALDDDKIVGGYECTPHSQPHQVSLNAGYHFCGGSLVNQNWVVSAAHCYQSRVEVRLGEHHIRNNDGTEQFITSSRVIRHPSYNSYTIDNDIMLIKLSTPATLNQYVQPVSLPSGCAPAGTMCLVSGWGNTMSPADDGDKLQCLNIPILSDSDCSNSYPGMITNSMFCAGYLEGGKDSCQGDSGGPVVCNGQLQGIVSWGYGCAERNHPGVYAKVCIFSDWLDSTMASN, encoded by the exons ATGAGGTCTCTGGTCTTCGTTCTGCTCATTGGAGCCGCCT TCGCCCTTGACGATGACAAGATCGTCGGCGGGTATGAGTGCACCCCCCACTCCCAGCCCCATCAGGTGTCTCTGAACGCTGGTTACCACTTCTGCGGCGGCTCTCTGGTGAATCAGAACTGGGTGGTGTCTGCTGCTCACTGCTACCAGTC CCGAGTGGAGGTGCGTCTGGGAGAGCACCACATCCGGAACAATGACGGAACCGAGCAGTTCATCACCTCCTCCCGTGTCATCCGCCACCCCAGTTACAATTCCTACACCATTGACAATGACATCATGCTGATCAAGCTGAGCACTCCTGCCACCCTCAACCAGTACGTGCAGCCCGTGTCTCTGCCCTCCGGCTGCGCTCCTGCTGGCACCATGTGCTTGGTCTCTGGATGGGGTAACACCATGAGCCCCG CCGATGACGGCGACAAGCTGCAGTGCCTGAACATCCCCATCCTGTCCGACAGTGACTGCAGCAACTCCTACCCCGGCATGATCACCAACTCCATGTTCTGTGCTGGATACCTGGAGGGAGGCAAGGACTCTTGCCAG GGTGACTCTGGTGGCCCCGTTGTGTGCAACGGCCAGCTGCAGGGAATTGTCTCCTGGGGATATGGATGTGCTGAGAGGAACCACCCCGGTGTCTACGCCAAG GTCTGCATTTTCAGCGACTGGTTGGACAGCACCATGGCTAGCAACTGA
- the LOC101161921 gene encoding trypsin-2: MRSLVFVLLIGAAFALDDDKIVGGYECTPHSQPHQVSLNAGYHFCGGSLVNQNWVVSAAHCYQSRVEVRLGEHHIRNNDGTEQFITSSRVIRHPSYNSYTIDNDIMLIKLSTPATLNQYVQPVSLPSGCAPAGTMCLVSGWGNTMSPADDGDKLQCLNIPILSDSDCSNSYPGMITNSMFCAGYLEGGKDSCQGDSGGPVVCNGQLQGIVSWGYGCAERNHPGVYAKVCIFSDWLDSTMASN, from the exons ATGAGGTCTCTGGTTTTTGTTCTGCTCATCGGAGCTGCAT TCGCCCTTGACGACGACAAGATCGTCGGCGGGTATGAGTGCACCCCCCACTCCCAGCCCCATCAGGTGTCTCTGAACGCTGGTTACCACTTCTGCGGCGGCTCTCTGGTGAATCAGAACTGGGTGGTGTCTGCTGCTCACTGCTACCAGTC CCGAGTGGAGGTGCGTCTGGGAGAGCACCACATCCGGAACAATGACGGAACCGAGCAGTTCATCACCTCCTCCCGTGTCATCCGCCACCCCAGTTACAATTCCTACACCATTGACAATGACATCATGCTGATCAAGCTGAGCACTCCTGCCACCCTCAACCAGTACGTGCAGCCCGTGTCTCTGCCCTCCGGCTGCGCTCCTGCTGGAACCATGTGCTTGGTCTCTGGATGGGGTAACACCATGAGCCCCG CCGATGACGGCGACAAGCTGCAGTGCCTGAACATCCCCATCCTGTCCGACAGTGACTGCAGCAACTCCTACCCCGGCATGATCACCAACTCCATGTTCTGTGCTGGATACCTGGAGGGAGGCAAGGACTCTTGCCAG GGTGACTCTGGTGGCCCTGTTGTGTGCAACGGGCAGCTGCAGGGAATTGTCTCCTGGGGATATGGATGTGCTGAGAGGAACCACCCCGGTGTCTACGCCAAG GTCTGCATCTTCAGCGACTGGCTGGATAGCACCATGGCCAGCAACTAA
- the mrpl17 gene encoding 39S ribosomal protein L17, mitochondrial, whose protein sequence is MRLTLQTLISHGRVARRMGLGPESRINMLRNILTGLVRHERIETTLARADEVRFYAEKLIDYAKKGDTDEKAMKMASFWLTEKDLVPKLFKVLAPRFEKHSQGFTRMARLPNRENLDRAKMAVLEYKGNPFPPLYPVKKENELTLINQLLKGYREEKTQELAAKN, encoded by the exons ATGCGTCTGACGCTGCAAACGCTGATCTCCCACGGGCGGGTGGCGCGGAGGATGGGCCTGGGTCCCGAGTCCAGAATCAACATGCTGCGGAACATCTTAACCGGACTGGTGCGACACGAGAGGATCGAAACCACGCTGGCCCGGGCCGATGAGGTCCGTTTTTACGCAGAAAAG CTGATTGACTATGCCAAAAAGGGAGACACTGATGAAAAGGCAATGAAAATGGCTTCTTTTTGGCTGACA GAAAAGGATCTAGTCCCAAAGCTGTTTAAGGTCTTGGCTCCACGCTTTGAGAAGCATTCTCAGGGCTTCACACGGATGGCCCGCCTTCCTAACAGGGAGAACCTGGACAGAGCTAAGATGGCTGTTCTGGAGTACAAAGGGAACCCCTTTCCACCGCTCTATCCTGTGAAAAAGGAGAATGAATTGACTCTCATCAACCAGCTGCTCAAAGGCTACAGAGAAGAGAAGACACAGGAGCTGGCTGCAAAGAACTGA